Proteins co-encoded in one Christiangramia fulva genomic window:
- the panB gene encoding 3-methyl-2-oxobutanoate hydroxymethyltransferase, protein MSVAKKEYKRITTKSLVDMKANGEKIAMLTAYDYSMAKIVDGAGIDVILVGDSASNVMAGHETTLPITLDQMIYHATSVVRAINRALVVVDLPFGSYQSDPKEALRSAIRIMKESGAHAVKLEGGKEVKESVKRILNAGIPVMGHLGLTPQSIYKFGTYTVRAKEDQEAEKLKSDAKMLEKIGCFSIVLEKVPAKLAKEVAESISIPVIGIGAGNGVDGQVLVVHDMLGMTHEFNPRFLRRYADLHSEMTTAFENYRDDVKSKDFPSDEEQY, encoded by the coding sequence ATGTCTGTTGCGAAAAAAGAATATAAGCGAATTACCACCAAATCTTTAGTAGATATGAAAGCGAATGGCGAAAAGATCGCCATGCTAACCGCCTACGACTACTCTATGGCTAAAATAGTGGATGGCGCAGGCATCGACGTGATTCTCGTGGGTGATTCAGCCAGCAACGTGATGGCCGGTCATGAAACTACCCTTCCAATCACGCTGGACCAGATGATCTATCATGCCACCAGTGTGGTAAGAGCTATAAATAGGGCCCTAGTAGTCGTTGATCTTCCCTTCGGAAGTTACCAGAGCGATCCAAAAGAAGCCCTTCGTTCAGCTATTAGAATTATGAAAGAGAGCGGCGCACATGCGGTAAAACTTGAAGGCGGAAAAGAGGTAAAAGAATCGGTGAAAAGGATCCTTAACGCCGGGATACCTGTAATGGGACACCTGGGATTGACTCCCCAGTCTATTTACAAATTTGGGACTTACACCGTTCGGGCAAAGGAAGACCAGGAAGCTGAAAAATTGAAAAGCGATGCGAAGATGCTTGAAAAAATTGGTTGTTTTTCCATCGTTTTGGAGAAAGTACCAGCAAAATTGGCAAAAGAGGTGGCCGAAAGCATCAGTATTCCTGTAATTGGGATCGGTGCCGGAAACGGGGTTGACGGGCAGGTCCTGGTTGTTCACGACATGCTGGGAATGACCCATGAATTCAATCCGCGTTTTTTAAGAAGATATGCCGATCTTCATTCTGAAATGACCACAGCTTTTGAAAATTACCGGGACGACGTGAAGAGTAAAGACTTCCCTTCAGATGAAGAGCAGTATTAA
- the leuC gene encoding 3-isopropylmalate dehydratase large subunit: MKKTLFDKIWDAHVVESIPNGPDILYIDKHLIHEVTSPQAFNELKEREIPVFRPDKIVATADHNTPTENQHLPVKDLLSRKQLKELSQNCEENNITLYGLGHPYNGIVHVMAPELGITQPGMTIVCGDSHTSTHGAFGTIAFGIGTSQVSQVFASQCLLVEKPKKLRVNVNGKLKKGVLPKDVILYIISQIGTNAGTGYFCEYAGNVFEEMSMEGRMTVCNMSIEMGARGGLIAPDETTFEYVKGKEFAPKGDEFDKQVAYWKTLKTDADAEFDKEFNFDAEDIEPMITYGTNPGMGIKITGAIPLEGGKSDAKALAYMGFKPGESLLNKPINWIFIGSCTNSRIEDFREAAKYIKGRQKAENVNALIVPGSRQVASQIKSEGLDKIFEDAGFKLRQPGCSACLAMNDDKIPEGEYCVSTSNRNFEGRQGQGSRTILASPLTAAATAVAGKLVDFTQNLN; the protein is encoded by the coding sequence ATGAAGAAAACTTTATTTGATAAAATATGGGACGCCCATGTGGTGGAAAGTATCCCAAACGGACCGGACATCCTGTACATCGATAAGCATCTGATACATGAGGTCACGAGTCCGCAGGCATTTAATGAATTAAAAGAAAGAGAAATTCCTGTTTTCAGGCCGGATAAGATCGTTGCAACTGCCGATCATAACACACCCACTGAAAATCAGCATCTGCCGGTAAAAGATTTATTGTCTCGAAAACAGTTGAAGGAACTTTCTCAAAATTGTGAAGAAAACAATATTACTTTATATGGACTTGGCCATCCTTACAATGGGATCGTACATGTAATGGCTCCCGAACTTGGTATTACCCAACCGGGAATGACCATTGTTTGCGGTGACAGCCATACTTCTACTCACGGAGCTTTTGGAACCATTGCCTTTGGGATTGGGACTAGCCAGGTTTCCCAGGTTTTCGCGAGCCAGTGCCTGCTCGTAGAAAAGCCGAAGAAGCTGAGAGTAAACGTAAATGGAAAACTGAAAAAAGGAGTCCTCCCGAAAGATGTGATCCTTTATATCATCAGCCAGATCGGCACCAATGCCGGTACCGGTTATTTCTGTGAATACGCCGGAAATGTTTTTGAAGAGATGTCTATGGAAGGCCGTATGACGGTTTGTAATATGAGCATCGAAATGGGCGCCCGCGGCGGTTTGATCGCTCCTGATGAAACCACTTTTGAATATGTAAAAGGAAAGGAATTCGCTCCAAAAGGTGATGAATTTGACAAACAGGTTGCTTACTGGAAAACCTTGAAAACCGATGCAGATGCCGAATTTGATAAAGAATTCAACTTCGATGCGGAAGATATCGAACCGATGATCACCTACGGAACGAATCCGGGGATGGGAATAAAGATTACCGGTGCTATTCCACTGGAAGGAGGAAAAAGCGATGCAAAAGCATTGGCATATATGGGTTTTAAACCGGGCGAAAGTTTACTGAATAAACCTATCAACTGGATATTTATTGGCAGTTGTACCAATTCCAGAATTGAAGATTTCCGCGAAGCGGCGAAATATATTAAAGGCCGACAAAAAGCTGAAAATGTAAACGCTTTGATCGTTCCTGGATCGAGACAGGTCGCCTCCCAGATAAAATCTGAAGGCCTTGATAAGATCTTTGAAGACGCCGGTTTTAAATTAAGACAACCCGGCTGTTCGGCATGTTTGGCCATGAATGATGATAAGATTCCTGAAGGGGAATATTGTGTTTCTACCAGCAACCGTAATTTTGAAGGCCGTCAGGGACAGGGCTCAAGAACAATTCTTGCAAGCCCGCTTACAGCCGCTGCTACAGCAGTAGCAGGAAAACTGGTAGATTTCACCCAAAATTTGAATTGA
- a CDS encoding formylglycine-generating enzyme family protein, translated as MSFSFRFFIITVLAGLLFTGCQENKKNTPINVVESKPVIPHNDYYKKYMREISFIKTRADSASTKGMLKIKGGDYMMGSSDSLGKRDEYPRHQETVKDLWVDKTEVTNAQFREFVEATGYVTTAERSFEINGKKYEPGSLVFDPTNPRYWWKFTKGANWKHPEGPDTNIKGKDDYPVVQVSWYDAMAYAKWAGKRLPTEAEFEYLNRAGNDTIIYNWGNDFSVATEKANFFQGDFPFQNFVEDHYEKAAPVKSFPANNFGLYDTTGNVWEWCLDTYYPDAYLMLRVRENGYFKDYENRNQEKVIRGGSFLCSESYCKGYRTSTRMSSAPDSGLEHTGFRCVRDVKKS; from the coding sequence ATGTCCTTCAGCTTTCGTTTCTTCATAATTACAGTTCTTGCAGGTCTTCTGTTTACCGGCTGCCAGGAAAACAAGAAAAACACACCCATCAATGTGGTGGAAAGCAAACCCGTCATTCCGCACAATGATTATTATAAAAAATACATGCGGGAGATTTCATTTATAAAAACAAGAGCCGATTCCGCTTCGACAAAAGGAATGCTAAAGATCAAAGGTGGGGATTATATGATGGGTTCCAGCGACAGCCTGGGAAAAAGGGATGAATATCCACGACATCAGGAAACAGTCAAAGATCTGTGGGTTGACAAAACCGAAGTTACCAACGCGCAATTCAGGGAATTTGTTGAAGCAACCGGTTATGTTACCACTGCCGAACGTTCCTTCGAAATAAATGGTAAAAAATACGAACCCGGCTCACTGGTTTTCGATCCCACAAACCCAAGATATTGGTGGAAGTTCACAAAAGGCGCTAACTGGAAACATCCTGAGGGTCCCGATACAAATATTAAAGGCAAAGATGATTACCCGGTGGTGCAGGTTTCCTGGTATGATGCTATGGCCTATGCCAAATGGGCTGGTAAAAGATTACCTACCGAAGCCGAATTTGAGTATTTGAATCGCGCGGGAAACGATACTATTATTTATAATTGGGGAAATGATTTTTCAGTCGCAACCGAAAAGGCTAATTTCTTCCAGGGCGATTTCCCGTTTCAGAATTTTGTTGAAGATCATTACGAAAAAGCTGCGCCGGTTAAAAGTTTTCCCGCTAATAATTTCGGCCTCTATGACACTACCGGAAATGTTTGGGAATGGTGTCTTGACACTTATTATCCCGATGCTTATTTGATGTTGAGAGTTCGCGAAAACGGTTATTTTAAAGACTACGAAAACCGGAATCAGGAAAAAGTGATTCGCGGTGGATCTTTTTTATGCAGCGAAAGTTATTGTAAAGGTTACCGCACCTCAACCCGAATGAGTTCTGCACCCGACAGCGGACTCGAACATACCGGTTTTAGATGTGTCAGGGATGTGAAAAAGTCTTAA
- a CDS encoding type II CAAX prenyl endopeptidase Rce1 family protein translates to MENIENTGPDLPAKLKNLFRNFSLMIGSYFLFFMLLSFLHSWFPGLDLEQYQQSELFEMMKKSPWKFFFLAAIAAPVMEESIFRSLVKPSVADIKLFLCALLFIGALAIIPEKANWILRYTLVFITISLFYYAMGELIPEKYFLKISDLLKRWYLPFWLVGAVIFGMVHVFNYVEGLYFDLVLFILIFPRIIAGFFCGKIKIENRGIFWPILLHSMNNSIVLLLMYPFSEGV, encoded by the coding sequence TTGGAAAATATAGAAAATACCGGCCCCGACTTACCTGCAAAGCTCAAAAACCTTTTCAGGAATTTTTCATTAATGATCGGTTCTTACTTTTTGTTTTTCATGCTTTTGAGTTTTTTACATTCCTGGTTTCCCGGGCTGGACCTGGAACAATACCAGCAGTCAGAGCTTTTCGAAATGATGAAAAAGAGTCCGTGGAAATTCTTTTTCCTGGCGGCAATCGCGGCTCCTGTAATGGAAGAAAGCATCTTCAGAAGTCTGGTCAAACCTTCAGTTGCCGATATTAAACTTTTTCTTTGTGCCCTTTTATTTATTGGCGCTCTTGCTATAATTCCTGAAAAAGCGAACTGGATTTTGCGCTATACCCTTGTTTTTATCACAATTTCGCTTTTTTACTACGCGATGGGCGAATTAATTCCCGAAAAATATTTCCTTAAAATTTCCGACCTTTTGAAGCGATGGTATCTTCCCTTTTGGCTCGTGGGAGCCGTGATCTTCGGAATGGTGCACGTCTTCAATTATGTAGAAGGACTTTATTTCGATCTTGTTCTATTCATCCTCATTTTCCCGCGGATCATTGCAGGATTTTTCTGCGGAAAGATCAAAATTGAAAATCGCGGTATCTTCTGGCCAATTCTTCTCCACAGCATGAACAATTCCATAGTACTTTTGTTAATGTATCCTTTTTCTGAAGGGGTTTAA
- the leuD gene encoding 3-isopropylmalate dehydratase small subunit produces the protein MEKFITLKDTVVPLDSENVDTDQIIPARFLKATDKAGFGDNLFRDWRYNKDGSENKDFVLNDPTYSGSILVAGNNFGCGSSREHAAWAIKGFGFKAVISSYFADIFKGNALNNGVLPVQVSPEFLQKIFVAVTKDPSEKIKIDLENQEVELTGSGEKEHFDIDPYKKTCLMNGYDDIDFLVSKLDVIRKFEKKHSGKDKKLEKTY, from the coding sequence ATGGAAAAATTTATAACACTAAAAGATACCGTAGTACCTCTGGATTCAGAAAATGTGGATACCGATCAGATCATTCCTGCCCGTTTTTTAAAAGCTACCGATAAAGCAGGTTTTGGAGATAATCTTTTCAGAGACTGGCGATATAATAAGGATGGTTCAGAAAATAAAGATTTCGTCCTGAACGATCCAACTTATTCCGGAAGCATCCTGGTAGCCGGAAACAATTTTGGTTGCGGCTCCAGCCGGGAACATGCCGCGTGGGCGATCAAAGGTTTCGGATTTAAAGCTGTTATTTCAAGCTATTTCGCCGATATTTTCAAAGGAAACGCCCTGAATAACGGCGTCCTTCCGGTTCAGGTTAGTCCGGAATTCCTTCAGAAAATATTCGTTGCGGTAACTAAGGATCCATCGGAAAAAATTAAAATTGATCTCGAAAATCAGGAAGTCGAATTGACAGGAAGCGGTGAAAAGGAACATTTTGACATCGATCCTTACAAAAAGACCTGCCTGATGAATGGATACGATGACATTGATTTTCTGGTGAGCAAATTAGATGTGATCAGGAAATTTGAAAAAAAACATTCCGGTAAAGACAAAAAACTGGAAAAAACATATTAA
- a CDS encoding alcohol dehydrogenase, whose protein sequence is MKAAVIEKAGGDFIIKDVDKPKPGENEILIKVEACGICHSDNFVKAGGFPGLEYPRIPGHEVVGIVEEVGANVSNWKKGQRVGVGWHGGHCFECEPCRRGDFINCENGKVSGISYDGGYAEYMTAPKEAIAAIPEELSSADAAPLLCAGITVYNALRNSGIRAGDLVAVQGIGGLGHLAIQYASKMGMRTVAISHNDKKKDLASKLGAHHYINTGEKNGAEELQKLGGARLILATAPYSDAITSVVDGLGIDGKLLMVAATGEPIEVSPMQLLMGRKSAAGWPSGTAMDSEDTLKFSAMTGTTPMIEEFPLDKANEAFERMMNNEARFRIVLKP, encoded by the coding sequence ATGAAAGCAGCAGTTATTGAAAAAGCAGGTGGTGATTTTATCATAAAAGATGTTGATAAACCAAAACCTGGTGAAAATGAAATATTGATCAAAGTGGAAGCATGCGGAATTTGTCACAGCGACAATTTTGTAAAAGCAGGCGGATTTCCCGGACTTGAATATCCTCGAATCCCTGGCCATGAAGTGGTGGGAATTGTAGAGGAAGTCGGTGCAAATGTTTCCAACTGGAAGAAAGGTCAGCGTGTGGGTGTTGGCTGGCATGGCGGACATTGTTTTGAATGTGAACCCTGTCGCCGCGGAGATTTTATCAATTGCGAAAACGGAAAAGTAAGTGGAATTTCTTATGACGGTGGATACGCTGAATATATGACCGCACCAAAAGAGGCGATAGCCGCAATCCCGGAAGAACTCTCTTCGGCAGATGCCGCGCCATTACTTTGTGCCGGGATCACCGTTTATAATGCCTTGAGAAATTCAGGTATTCGTGCTGGTGATCTTGTTGCCGTGCAGGGAATTGGAGGGCTTGGTCACCTCGCGATACAATACGCTTCAAAAATGGGTATGCGAACAGTGGCAATTTCACATAATGACAAGAAAAAAGATCTGGCATCAAAACTGGGAGCCCATCATTATATCAATACCGGTGAGAAAAATGGCGCCGAAGAACTTCAAAAATTAGGCGGTGCCAGGCTCATTCTTGCAACAGCACCATATAGCGATGCGATTACTTCGGTTGTTGATGGTCTGGGAATTGACGGTAAATTACTCATGGTCGCAGCAACAGGAGAGCCTATTGAAGTTTCACCCATGCAATTATTGATGGGAAGGAAATCAGCTGCCGGTTGGCCAAGCGGAACAGCAATGGATTCTGAAGACACTTTGAAATTCAGCGCCATGACCGGTACAACACCGATGATCGAAGAATTTCCCCTCGATAAAGCTAATGAAGCTTTTGAGAGAATGATGAATAATGAAGCACGTTTCAGAATTGTACTGAAACCATAG
- a CDS encoding L-serine ammonia-lyase gives MRKIECISVFDMLKIGVGPSSSHTLGPWRAAQRWIAELKAKNHFEEVEKIHVDLYGSLSLTGKGHATDIATILGLLGHDPVTMDISIIEAEIENLEQTGKLNFNHEREIPFSFQEDVKFNRKFLEFHPNGITFRAILKDGKKTSSSFYSIGGGFVVKKERKNASRKMKNFQEFPFPVEKATELLAYCKAENRNISEIVLENERSLRTDEEIDAGLRQIWNVMLESMYIGCHTPGTLPGGLNVKRRAFEMHQRLIGDQKYDSPEEWITSIRNTEVKFRQILKWVSCFALSVNEVNASLGRVVTAPTNGSAGTVPAVLMYYMVIENHDAGFEEIKKFMLVAGEVGSLFKKGATISAAMGGCQAEIGVSSAMAAGALTQLLGGTPEQVLMASEIAMEHHLGLTCDPIAGLVQIPCIERNAMGAIKAINAAEIALESDASRAKVPLDKVIETMWDTAKDMNKKYKETSEGGLAVKVSLSDC, from the coding sequence ATGCGAAAAATTGAATGCATAAGTGTTTTCGATATGCTGAAGATCGGCGTCGGGCCTTCTAGTTCCCATACCCTGGGACCATGGCGGGCAGCTCAGCGTTGGATTGCCGAATTAAAGGCAAAAAACCATTTCGAAGAGGTAGAGAAAATTCACGTTGACCTTTACGGCTCTTTAAGTCTTACCGGAAAAGGCCATGCCACCGATATTGCCACTATTTTAGGATTATTGGGCCATGATCCTGTCACCATGGATATCTCGATTATCGAAGCAGAAATCGAAAATTTAGAACAAACAGGAAAACTCAATTTTAACCACGAACGTGAGATTCCATTTTCGTTTCAGGAAGATGTAAAGTTCAACCGGAAATTTCTCGAATTTCATCCAAACGGGATCACTTTTCGAGCAATTCTGAAAGACGGAAAAAAAACAAGTTCTTCCTTTTATTCCATAGGCGGCGGATTTGTAGTAAAAAAAGAACGTAAAAATGCGAGCAGGAAAATGAAGAATTTTCAGGAATTTCCTTTTCCTGTGGAAAAAGCAACCGAGCTCCTCGCCTACTGTAAAGCTGAAAATAGAAATATTTCTGAGATTGTCCTGGAAAATGAACGTTCACTGCGCACCGATGAAGAAATCGATGCCGGTCTTCGCCAAATCTGGAATGTCATGCTGGAATCGATGTACATTGGCTGCCATACTCCTGGAACCCTACCCGGTGGGCTGAATGTAAAACGTCGCGCTTTCGAAATGCACCAGCGCCTTATTGGCGATCAAAAATATGATTCTCCTGAAGAGTGGATCACTTCCATCAGGAATACCGAGGTGAAATTTCGCCAGATTCTGAAATGGGTGAGCTGTTTTGCTTTAAGCGTAAATGAGGTAAATGCTTCGCTTGGCCGCGTGGTTACGGCGCCTACCAACGGAAGCGCAGGTACTGTTCCCGCTGTTCTTATGTATTATATGGTAATCGAAAACCATGATGCCGGTTTCGAAGAGATCAAGAAATTTATGCTGGTAGCCGGAGAAGTTGGCAGTCTTTTCAAAAAAGGCGCTACCATTTCTGCAGCGATGGGTGGCTGTCAGGCTGAAATTGGGGTTTCTTCTGCCATGGCAGCCGGAGCTTTGACCCAACTCCTGGGGGGAACTCCAGAGCAGGTGCTTATGGCCAGCGAGATCGCCATGGAACATCATCTGGGGCTCACCTGTGACCCGATCGCCGGCCTCGTCCAGATTCCCTGTATCGAAAGGAATGCTATGGGTGCTATAAAGGCGATTAATGCTGCGGAAATTGCTCTGGAAAGCGATGCCAGCCGGGCCAAAGTTCCCCTCGACAAAGTCATCGAAACCATGTGGGATACGGCAAAAGACATGAATAAGAAATATAAGGAAACCTCTGAAGGCGGCCTGGCGGTGAAGGTTAGTCTTAGTGACTGTTAA
- a CDS encoding nuclear transport factor 2 family protein, giving the protein MKRLFFLSLILIGMAAFSQSKDSENTPKKMVEDFFEAFHQQDTVKLKEFALESTILQSISIDAEGNTALHTDSYEKFLKGIASIPKDASFQEKLHEFRIEENNNALATVTTPYTFYFNGSRTHCGVNSFTLVKLDGEWKIAYLIDTRTKDCD; this is encoded by the coding sequence ATGAAAAGATTATTTTTCCTGAGCTTAATTTTAATCGGTATGGCGGCATTTTCCCAAAGCAAAGATTCGGAAAATACTCCGAAAAAAATGGTTGAAGATTTCTTTGAAGCCTTTCATCAGCAGGATACCGTTAAACTGAAAGAATTTGCACTGGAAAGTACCATACTTCAGTCAATTTCGATAGATGCGGAAGGCAATACGGCGCTGCATACCGATAGCTATGAAAAATTTCTAAAAGGAATTGCGTCTATTCCGAAGGACGCTTCTTTTCAGGAAAAACTACATGAATTCAGAATTGAAGAAAATAACAATGCCCTGGCAACGGTGACTACTCCTTATACTTTCTATTTTAACGGAAGCAGAACCCATTGCGGAGTAAACAGTTTTACACTGGTGAAACTGGACGGGGAGTGGAAGATCGCTTATCTTATCGATACGCGCACCAAAGACTGCGATTAA
- a CDS encoding 2-isopropylmalate synthase, with protein MNTEKVEIFDTTLRDGEQVPGCKLNTQQKLKIAARLDELGVDVIEAGFPVSSPGDFQSVTEISKLVRNASVCGLTRAVKNDIEVAAQALKYAKKPRIHTGIGTSDSHIKYKFKSSREEIIHRAAEAVSYARSFVDDVEFYAEDAGRTDNEFLAKVCTEAVKAGATVLNIPDTTGYCLPEEYGKKIKYLKDHVEGIENVIISCHCHNDLGLATANAIAGVMNGARQIECTINGIGERAGNTALEEVVMILRQHPTLFLNTQINPKLLFDTSKMVSREMGMLVQPNKAIVGANAFAHSSGIHQDGVIKNRETYEIMDPSDVGVTESAIVLTARSGRAALAYKAKKMGYDLTKLELDVVYSEFLNFADEKKEVADHDIHTIMEIYRKNARAIA; from the coding sequence ATGAACACAGAAAAGGTAGAAATTTTTGACACTACATTGAGGGATGGCGAGCAGGTCCCGGGCTGCAAACTGAATACTCAGCAAAAATTAAAAATCGCTGCCAGGCTGGATGAATTAGGAGTTGATGTTATAGAAGCAGGTTTTCCGGTATCGAGTCCGGGAGATTTTCAATCGGTCACCGAAATTTCCAAACTGGTCAGAAATGCATCCGTATGCGGTCTCACCAGGGCGGTGAAAAACGATATCGAAGTGGCCGCCCAGGCTCTGAAATATGCAAAAAAACCTAGAATACATACGGGAATAGGAACTTCTGATTCCCACATCAAATATAAATTCAAATCTTCGCGGGAAGAGATCATCCATCGCGCTGCCGAAGCTGTAAGTTATGCCAGAAGCTTTGTAGATGATGTTGAATTCTATGCGGAAGATGCCGGTAGAACCGACAATGAATTTCTTGCAAAGGTTTGTACCGAAGCCGTAAAAGCCGGTGCAACCGTTCTAAATATTCCCGATACCACCGGATATTGCCTTCCGGAAGAATACGGCAAAAAGATCAAATATTTAAAAGATCATGTTGAAGGAATTGAAAATGTTATTATTTCCTGCCATTGTCATAATGACCTGGGCTTGGCCACTGCCAATGCCATTGCCGGTGTTATGAACGGCGCCCGCCAGATCGAATGTACTATTAATGGTATTGGAGAACGCGCCGGAAATACTGCTTTAGAAGAAGTAGTGATGATCCTTCGCCAGCATCCAACACTATTCTTAAACACACAGATCAATCCAAAACTTCTTTTCGATACCAGTAAAATGGTTTCCCGTGAAATGGGAATGCTGGTTCAGCCTAATAAGGCCATTGTAGGAGCCAATGCATTTGCCCACAGCTCGGGCATTCACCAGGATGGCGTGATCAAAAATCGCGAGACCTATGAAATAATGGACCCCTCAGATGTAGGTGTTACTGAATCGGCTATTGTTCTTACCGCAAGAAGCGGTAGGGCAGCTTTGGCATATAAAGCCAAGAAAATGGGTTACGACCTTACCAAACTGGAACTGGATGTTGTTTACAGCGAATTTTTGAATTTCGCCGATGAGAAAAAAGAAGTGGCTGATCACGACATTCACACAATAATGGAAATTTACAGAAAGAACGCAAGGGCAATTGCCTAA
- a CDS encoding RluA family pseudouridine synthase, with protein MSSETGHSNKDNLQVLYEDNHIIVVNKRPGDIVQGDKTGDKPLSEVVKSFLKEKYNKPGNVYLGVVHRLDRPTSGIVLFSKTSKALPRLNKLFQNKDAEKTYWAIVKNAPPKQQDELVHFLKRNPKQNKSYAHINEVPGSKKASLDYKILKELDNYYLLEVNLHTGRHHQIRSQLSAIGCPIKGDLKYGFDRSNKDASIHLHERELRFIHPVKKNQIHIIAPPPDDPLWNACF; from the coding sequence TTGAGTTCAGAAACCGGGCATTCTAATAAAGATAATCTTCAGGTTCTTTATGAAGATAACCATATTATCGTCGTGAATAAACGTCCCGGCGACATCGTTCAGGGTGACAAAACCGGTGATAAGCCGCTTAGCGAAGTTGTAAAATCTTTTCTGAAAGAAAAATATAACAAACCCGGGAATGTCTATTTAGGAGTGGTTCACCGCCTGGACCGCCCAACCAGCGGGATCGTCTTATTTTCTAAAACCTCCAAAGCCCTTCCTCGGTTGAACAAACTCTTTCAGAATAAAGATGCCGAAAAGACCTATTGGGCGATTGTCAAAAATGCGCCACCAAAACAACAGGATGAACTTGTCCATTTTCTAAAACGCAACCCAAAACAGAACAAATCTTACGCCCATATCAACGAAGTTCCTGGAAGTAAAAAAGCGAGTCTTGATTATAAAATTCTGAAGGAACTTGACAATTATTACCTTTTGGAAGTCAATCTTCACACCGGCCGGCATCATCAAATTCGCAGTCAGCTTTCGGCGATCGGCTGCCCCATAAAAGGCGATTTAAAATACGGTTTTGACCGGAGTAACAAAGACGCCAGCATCCATCTTCACGAGCGTGAGCTCAGATTTATTCATCCGGTGAAAAAAAATCAAATTCACATAATTGCTCCGCCGCCCGATGATCCTTTATGGAATGCCTGTTTCTAA
- a CDS encoding DMT family transporter, protein MARDKQYFTNILFLNLAVLFISTSGVLGRYITLDPVVIIFYRTLIAAVVFYILIRWRKISLKIESKRDLLKIILGGFLFGAHWITYFYSLQLSNVAIGLLSLFTYPVITAFLEPILLKTSFNKIHLALGVLVLAGIYLLSPDLDFENDYFIAVILGVISSVFYALRNILMKNQISKYNGTTLMFYQIVTICICLSPVLFFSEFTPVITQWKPLLILAILTTCIGHTLFLNSFRNFTVTAASIMSSIQPVYGILLAIIFLDEVPQLMTILGGILIISAVVIENLVSYKKA, encoded by the coding sequence TTGGCAAGAGATAAGCAATATTTTACCAACATTCTTTTTTTAAACCTGGCCGTACTGTTTATAAGTACTTCCGGGGTATTAGGGCGTTATATTACGCTGGATCCGGTGGTAATTATTTTTTACCGAACGCTTATTGCCGCGGTGGTTTTTTACATTCTTATCAGGTGGCGAAAGATCAGTTTAAAAATAGAAAGCAAAAGAGATCTTTTGAAGATAATTTTAGGCGGATTCCTGTTCGGAGCTCACTGGATCACCTACTTTTACTCATTGCAGCTTTCAAATGTGGCGATTGGTTTGCTTTCTCTTTTTACTTATCCTGTGATTACCGCTTTCCTGGAACCAATTCTCCTTAAAACATCTTTTAATAAAATCCATCTCGCACTGGGAGTACTGGTGCTGGCAGGAATCTATTTGCTGAGCCCAGATCTGGACTTCGAAAACGATTATTTTATCGCTGTGATTTTAGGAGTGATTTCTTCTGTTTTCTATGCGCTCCGGAATATCCTGATGAAGAATCAGATTTCAAAATATAACGGTACTACTTTGATGTTTTACCAGATTGTTACCATTTGTATTTGTCTATCCCCGGTTCTGTTTTTTTCAGAATTCACACCGGTAATAACCCAGTGGAAACCGCTTTTAATTTTGGCGATTCTCACCACCTGTATCGGCCATACACTTTTCCTGAACAGTTTCAGAAATTTTACCGTAACCGCGGCAAGTATTATGAGCAGTATTCAGCCGGTCTACGGAATTTTACTGGCGATTATTTTCCTGGATGAAGTTCCACAACTAATGACCATTTTAGGAGGAATTCTGATCATCAGCGCGGTAGTTATAGAAAATCTGGTTTCTTATAAAAAAGCTTAG